The sequence below is a genomic window from Cryptococcus neoformans var. neoformans B-3501A chromosome 8, whole genome shotgun sequence.
cttccccaacacTTGGTCAGTGTTCATTTACCTCGTGTCCGACAGCTCCGCCCCCGCCACGAGTTAGCGATAACTTTCTCCCGAGAGTGATGAGTATTagtccagctcctgctccttcaggccctggctattccttcctctaAGTCCAGCTTCTGTTCCGTCAGCCTGGCAATTCTTCCGTCCGGTTCTGCTAGGCGTGAATCCTTCATTTTCATTCGTCGAGTTCTACATCATCCGAGTTGAGCGCCGGGCAGCTACGCTGACTGACGTGACGCCCGTGGCAAGtgttcttcaagctcctcTATCCTTCCAAATAGTTCATAAGGTTGTTAAAAATACGCCCTCTTATAAAAATCAGTCACAGGTGTATCGCCACTGAATAATCGCAAATAGGATATCAGCATATTGACCAGGAACATTGTTGACCGATGATAGATTAATGATCAAGGTATATGTATTCCTTGATTCATGGCCACTCAGTAATATGTATGAACGTCTTTATGCATTTATGCCAACTGCTACGACATTCGTTCCTCGTATCCAAATGCTACCAGTCCCAATTTTCATAGTGATGAATCGCCCAATGCTAAGCAATGTCCCCCCATCTGCCGAACAAACATTCCCAACAAACCACAAGCTATTCTCACGCAATGCGACGATGCAaccattttcttctttgtctgaATCCATAAAACCCCCATCATCCCtatccttttccctcttcctcccaaaTCTCCAAAACACCTTATGCTCAAGCAACAGGCTTGCAAATCTGTTCCTCTCCATGCCTGTGGCACCCCTCAGGACAAGGATAATCAAGGTTAAACTGCCAAGCGAGTCGCGGGTCGGTCTCATTGTTGCCCACATGCCCTACGACTTGTGTGACCGGTCGATTGCCGCCAAAACCGGGTTGGACGACAGCAGCTTTACGGAGCCATTTGTTACGGACGGAGACGAGGTATTCGGTCCAACCCATGCCGACTAGATCGGGACTCGAAGTACCATAGACGACTCGTTTGAAGCCAGCTGTATGAAGGCATTAATAAAACCAGTTTCTCACTTTGGACCCGTTGGTTGGTAGATCTCGATGGTGGGAGAGTGGGGAATACGTACATTGAAGGATTGTGGAGCCGCACATGGGGCAACTGGGCGGGGAATCTTTAGTTAGGCATAAATACAGATATGTCAGGTACGTTACGTACGGCTCGGCGGTGGTGTAAATCCAAGATTGAGGCCAAATTTCAGTGATCTGTAAGACTTGTCAGTCATACGACAAGCTTGTGAAGCGCGAGAATTTCACCTGAGCAGGTGTCCAGCCAAGCTCTGTGTACTTCTTAACACAGTTCTTGAAAGATTGTCGGTCAGCCCTGTGCTTGATAACTTAATAATCATAAAAGCTTACACGAATAGCATTAACTTCACCATGTTCAGTAGGGTCTCCAATTTCAAGCTGTGAGTTGTATCCAGAACATAACAACTCGTTGTTAGAAGCGTTCACAATAACCTTTGCCCCTGCTAGTTAGCTCGGATAATTACATAAAACCGTCGCGGTTGACACTTACAGAGCCGTAGGCGTTGAAATGACAGGGAGGCATCACCTCAATAGATTTGCGCATCCAATGGAGGTCGACTTCGTAAGGGACATTGTCCGAATGAGTGGGGTTCGCTCCAGATTTAAGGGCGTAGAGCCCAGCCATGGCAGTAACGCTGGCACCGAAGATCGCCTGAATAAACATAGTCGAGGCTGCTGGTGGAAATTTACCGTGTACAAGCGTAGAGATGCAGTGGAAGATAATGTTAAAGATATAAAAAAGATTCGGTCGGTCGGTGACGATGTCATGACAAAAGTGGATTGGCCTATGCATTTCCCGCGTGCTGAAAAGAATCTTGGCCGAGATGAATTCAACTCCGACGTTGAATCTTCGGCCCGCGGCGGGTTATCTGCAACCCGGCCGTGAATACTTTAAATTACAAAGATACGGAAGCTCCCGATCAGCGCAGCGATAAGTTATTGATGGTACCTCTTCCGTCCCGTTCTCGACTGTCATTCGCGAACATCAGTCAAGTATTTCCGCTGATCCAAGATAAGGGATAAGGAATTCTAACCTATCGCATGCTCACCATTGCCTACGTATAAACACTGAATGtatgtatatatacatCCAGTTATTGGAACCTTTACAGGAACTCCGAACTGCTTTTCACCTTGGACCAAGTAAACACATCATTCAAACATGTCCATTACACCACCTGAATACGACGAAAAAGATATCGAAGCCCAAACCTATGTTTCCCCAGCAGGCCGCCAACATGATCACGCCTCTGCAGGTGGTCTTCTAGAGGCTGACGATGGTGTACCCCGAGGAAAGGGtatctctgcccctttaTGGAAAGCCATGGCCTGGTTTGATCGGGTAGATCTTCCCTTATCTCTCAGATTACTGGTACATCTCTAACACAAATGGCAGTTTGGCGTTGAAGCAAGAGGTATTGAAAGAGTACCAGAAGATGATAGGCCTCATACCAGCTGGCAAGTCATATCCTTGATTATCTTTAGATGACAGAAGCTTATGGCCAAACGCAGGTGGGATAACGGCACACTTTGGTTCTCTGTCAACTCTTGTGTCGGCACTTTCAGTGTAGGCTACTTGGGACATCTCTACTACGGTATGGGCCTTCGAGATGCCGCTCTCACTattgtcttcttcaacttgcTTTCCTGCGCTCCCGTCGCTTATATGTGCACTTTCGGTAAAGTATGTggcttttttttctacCCATCACGTACTCACCATGAGTCGCAAATTCATAGGAACTTGGACTTCGTCAGATGGTTCTTTCACGTTTTGCCCTTGGTTACTGGACCGGAGTTATCCCCGTTATCTTCAACTTGATTGCTTGTTGTGGTTGGGCCAGTACGCGGAATCCTTATCTAAGCTACCAAAGCACTGACCTTCAGCCGTCCCGCATTACTAGCCATGAACACTATTGCTGGTATCTCTTGTTGGCGAGCAATCAGCACCACCCATCAAATACCTGTGgtcgctgctgctgtgaTCCTTGCTCTCCTTACTCTTATCGTTTCCTTCTGTGGATACAAGGTCATCCACCTTTACGAAAAATTTGCTGGTTACCCTGTTTTGATGTATGTTTTTCTCTCCAGCTTCCCTACTATTAACTGATTTACGCTCCGCTACAGCGCTTTTCTGGTGTCAATGGGCACTTCTGCCAAGTACATGGATCTCCCAGGCGCGTGGGGTCCCAGCGGACCTGTAGAAGCCGCCGGTGTTCTCACGTTTGGCTGTGCTATTGTCGGATACGCGTGGGTCGTCATCTCTTCAATCATTACTGTCATTTGTACATGTAAGTGCTGACATATGACATAGGATTGGATGGGTCGGTTTCGCTgccgactttacagtctcCATGCCCAGAGAGACGAGCACCAAAAAGCTTTTTTGGGTTACCTTCTGGGGCTTGGCGATTCCGCTGATCTTCATTGAGCTTATGGGTGCTTTGGCAGTCACTACCTTTAGTGCCCGACCTGACTGGGAAGAGATGTGTAAGCCCTCTTCCGTTTCCAAATTCATCACTGCAGTCACTGATGGATGTGTATGGATAGTCAACGATGGTGCGGCTGGTGGCTTACTTGCCGgtcttcttcagccttgTGGTGGCTTTGGTAAATTCCTGCTTGTCATCCTCGGTTTGTCAACTGTGGCTGTCAACACACCGTAAGTCGCCTTCGATCctatccttccttctcatctcttccaataATATTTACCTCTATCCCCCTTTAGCAATGTTTATATTTTCACCAACACCTTCCACGCCCTCTCTCCTTACTGCCAAGCTATCCCCCGACCTTTCATCGCCCTCATTGTCAGCATCATCTACGCTGTTCTCGCCGCGGCCGGTGCAAACTCCTTCTCTGCCGTGCTTGaaaaccttcttctcttcttggctTACTGGCTCGCCATGTACTTCGGTATCGTGGCGACTGAGCATTTGGTATTTAGGAAGAACAGCTTTGACAATTATGTGCCAGATGATTACACAAACTGGAGGATGTTGCCTTTGGGTGTCGCTGGGTTCTTTGCCTTAGGTCTCGGATGGACAGGTGCTGCTCTTGGTAAGTTTTTACTTAgcaattttttttcctttctcttggCATGCACGCAGCGCACACGGATGGCTGATTGTGGAACAGGCATGAACACTTCTTGGTTTATCGGCCCTATTGCCAAACAAATcggaggtggtggtgatgtgGGCTTTGAGCTGGCCTTTGGATTTGCAGTAACGACCTTCATACCACTGCGATACTTTGAAAAGAAGTATTGGGGCCATTAGAGGGGTTTTTGAGATCTGATAAATGAGACTTTTGGGAGTTTGGTCATTGTTTTTGATAGATAGGTAAAATAGATGTTAGGGATCGTCTCCGTCGTTGTATAACGAGTAAGCTCAGCTATCGTATCTATGCAGGTACAAAAAATGGACGACTTCCTGCTGATTCTAAAGCATTACGTAACTTGTCAGGGGCCGGAAAAGCGACGCGTTTTCGCGTTTTTCCGTAGTACGTCGGTATGAAACAACGAATTCGACCTCTTTGTTCTTCGTCTCCACAtatttcatcctccacagCCCATAGATCGGCATCGCCGCTGCATAATCACAAGGAATAGAGGTATTAGAATCCAAAAACTATGTCAAgatcaccatctccaaccctCTCCGACTCGGCCCTCCTGGACTCGCTCGAAGATTCATTTGACTTCTCTGCCCACCGGGAGGCGCGAATGGAAGCTCTGTCAAGACAAATCAAACAGGTGAAAGACTTGAGAGAGAGTGAATATGGAAGGGTGGTGGAATTcaatgaagagaaagcgCTTATTGAGCGTATGGCGTGGGTTTCCCAtttttccattctttttATATCTGAATGGGAATACTAATAATACTTCGAAACTGGGATTGGTAGTAAAGAAAAGTATTGCGTTTTACATTTTGTTCATCCTAATTTTCAGCGCTGTGATATAATGGATCGTCATCTGTCCGTGAGTCAATCCAACCTCTACCTATCTCCTACCCGAATGATTCGACATGCTGACATGGACATGCAATGTACAGCAACTCGCTCCAAAACACAAACacacccttttccttcgGGCAAACGTGGATAATGTCCCGTTCTTGGTGACCAAGATGGCAATCAAGGTTCTACCTTGCGTGATGTCGTACGTTGATGGGAGGGCCGTTGATCGGTAAGTCATCGTCAGAGTTACTACATATTCATTAGAAGAGTAAAGCACAGGAAGTTGCCAATAATCCCTAAGCAAAATAGGTGAAACTTGACCGTTCCGCTGACTCGATTTTGACAATGATAGGTTGATTGGTTTTGAAGAGCTCGGCCAAACAGACAACTTCACTACCAAAGCCCTCGAATTCCGGCTCTCACAAACAGGTGTTCTCCCAACAGATCTAACATTGGCGACCAACgtgtcttcttcgctcctCACTCAAAAACAGCAGGGATCTCGGTCGgattttgaagaggaggattcggaagaggaaaaggataggagaagaggaaaaagtggGATACGGGGCGGGTTTAGGAATAAGAGGGGAGACgagagtgatgatgacTGGTAGATGTATTTATATTTTCTTGGGACTGCAGGCACGATGCAAGTTGTATACAACATTGACGTATACCCCTAATACCTATGTTCTACTGATTGATACCTGTAATGATCTTCGTGCAATTTGTAATTTACTCCTCATCGCTaccctcttcatcagacCCACCACCAATCTCAATCCCGCCACCACCCGTTTGCTCTGCCCGTTCCTCTCTCGCCTCTCGCCTTGCCTTGTTACGAGCTTCGATTTTGGCAATTACTTTATCGGCGATGTTGAATATACCCTGCGTCGGGGCACCGCAGGCGTAGCACTTGGGTGATTTTTGGAATCGTTTCGCAGCGCACCTAGAACATATTTGTCAGCCGGGAAAAATGAAAGTGAGCGAATGAATACTTACCCCATGCAGAAGTAATGCCCGCATTTGGTAACCACCGGCTGTGTAAACGGTTGTCTACAGATTAAACACGCAAACGgtacttcctcttcctcatcctcctcctctacctctctcactcct
It includes:
- a CDS encoding hypothetical protein (HMMPfam hit to Transp_cyt_pur, Permease for cytosine/purines, uracil, thiamine, allantoin, score: 53.1, E(): 7.5e-13), whose amino-acid sequence is MSITPPEYDEKDIEAQTYVSPAGRQHDHASAGGLLEADDGVPRGKGISAPLWKAMAWFDRFGVEARGIERVPEDDRPHTSWWDNGTLWFSVNSCVGTFSVGYLGHLYYGMGLRDAALTIVFFNLLSCAPVAYMCTFGKELGLRQMVLSRFALGYWTGVIPVIFNLIACCGWATMNTIAGISCWRAISTTHQIPVVAAAVILALLTLIVSFCGYKVIHLYEKFAGYPVLIAFLVSMGTSAKYMDLPGAWGPSGPVEAAGVLTFGCAIVGYAIGWVGFAADFTVSMPRETSTKKLFWVTFWGLAIPLIFIELMGALAVTTFSARPDWEEMFNDGAAGGLLAGLLQPCGGFGKFLLVILGLSTVAVNTPNVYIFTNTFHALSPYCQAIPRPFIALIVSIIYAVLAAAGANSFSAVLENLLLFLAYWLAMYFGIVATEHLVFRKNSFDNYVPDDYTNWRMLPLGVAGFFALGLGWTGAALGMNTSWFIGPIAKQIGGGGDVGFELAFGFAVTTFIPLRYFEKKYWGH
- a CDS encoding hypothetical protein (HMMPfam hit to dCMP_cyt_deam, Cytidine and deoxycytidylate deaminase zinc-binding region, score: 51.9, E(): 1.8e-12), which produces MFIQAIFGASVTAMAGLYALKSGANPTHSDNVPYEVDLHWMRKSIEVMPPCHFNAYGSVIVNASNNELLCSGYNSQLEIGDPTEHGEVNAIRNCVKKYTELGWTPAQITEIWPQSWIYTTAEPCPMCGSTILQSGFKRVVYGTSSPDLVGMGWTEYLVSVRNKWLRKAAVVQPGFGGNRPVTQVVGHVGNNETDPRLAWQFNLDYPCPEGCHRHGEEQICKPVA